In the Candidatus Bathyarchaeota archaeon genome, GCGCTCCACGCGCTCATCTTTATGATTCCATCCGTGGGTAGGGTGCCTACGAGCGCTTTAAGCGCCTCATATTCAGGTTTGATAGTATCAAGCTCAGATTTAAGAGCGTCACGTTCAGACACCACGGCGTTATACTCCTCCTGAGGAACTCCCTTTGGGGTTACGGCCCAGCCGATCGCAGCGCCGATGATCAAGCCGATTATAAGCCCGACTATCAGATATGTACTAGAAGGTTTCTGAGACATTTCCCCTCGTTTATAAAGATTAATAAACAGTGCGTTTTAAGTTTTTATTTAAATCTATAAAATAATTTTCACCTTTAATGCCTGTTTAAACCAGAAACAGTTTTAGAAAGCTCGTTCAGAAGTCTTTTTCACGAAGGGTTTTGACCACTAACCCGGGAGTATCCGTAGTTACGAAGTCGACCCCGGCCTCGACGCACCTCAGAACCTCTTCAACCGTGTTAACGACCCAGGTGTTCACAAGAAGACCCCTCTTATGACAATACCTGACAGTCTTTGGAGATAGTTCTTCAATACGTATCGAAGCTATATCCACGAGGTTCTTCGTAAACTCGTCCACGGACTCTTCGAAGCCGCTTCTCACGTTAAGGTCAGCCTGGATAGTTATTCTCGGCTCTGACATCTTAATCCTCTTACACGTCTCTAGAGGCGCGATTATCATCGAGCCGTAAACCAAGCCATAGGACCTTAGCAGCTTTAAGACCCGATCCTCGATACCGGTCTCCTTGAGGTCCACGGCCACCGAGACTCTACCCCTCGCTAACGCTAAAACCTCCTCGAACGTAGGTATTTTGACGCCCCTGAACCCTGGGCTGAACCAGGCTCCGGCGTCCATAGATTTAAGCTCCTCAAGAGTGAAACGCGAGACCAGACCCTTCGAATCTGTCGTACGGTCGACCCGGTCGTCGTGCATCACCACGAGAAAACCGTCTCTCGAGCTACGTACGTCGAACTCTATGAAGTCGACCCCGACATCTATGGCTTTTAGAAAAGAGGGCATCGTATTCTCAGGCGCCTGAGAAGGCGCGCCTCTATGACCTATGACCGCCATCTTGGACGATTTAACCTTCATAAGGGATGATTTAAATCTATGGGTCATAGCGAAGTAATCAACGGTTTAAGCGTGTCCGCGGTCTGCTTTAGGGCTCCTTTTAAACTCGGCTCAGGCATGGCTTCTAGGCTTAGATACCCCCTATAGCCGACCCTTAGAAGGCGGAAAACCGTCTTCTCCCAGTCTATACTACCCATGCCTGGTGGAAGCCTGTTGTTCTCGGCTACGTGAACATGCCCTATGCTCGGACCCGCGTGGAGTATCGCGTCGTAGAGGCTCCGCTCCTCGATGCCCATGTGGAAGGTGTCGAAGAGAAGCTTGACCCAGCCTCCCGTCTCCCCGATGATCGATAAGGTCTCAGAGACCTTGTTGGCGAGGTCCGTCTCGTACCTGTTCAAGGGTTCGAGCAACAAGTTCACACCGTGACGTTCGCATGGATCCCTAAGCCGCTTCAGAGATTCCACTAGAAGCCTACGAGCCTCCTCGACGCTTCTCCCTCCGCGTCTCCCCCTTATGAGGCCTACGACCACACCCGACTTATGGGCCGAGGCGAGCTCTACGTACTTTACCATAAACTCCACGGCTTTATCTCTAACATCCCGGTCTGGATGGGTTAAGCTTAACCCATACTCTAAGTACGCTAGACCTGTCGATATGGCCGATATTCTCAGACCGTAAGCCTCAGTGGTATTCAAAAGTCTGTCGAAATCTAGTTCGAAGGGGTTTGGAATATTGTACTCCACCCCATGATAGCCGAGCTCGGCCATGAACCCGAGTACTTCTTCAAGTTCTCCCCTGAGTACGTACTCGAACCTAGCCCTACCCGGCAGGGCGTAGACGGCTGAGAGCTTCACCCAGGTTTCCCCTCTAGACCCGCGTCCACCTTCAAGGTTTATCGTATTTAAGGTCTTCAGGGTCTATCCAGGTCTTCGGAACCCTACCGGGTGGATACTCGGATTTCAGCCACTCGAGAAACTCTATGAACCTCTCTATGGACTTCTCTATGAGAACCCTGCCCTTCTCTATGTCGGCCTTAGACGCGTCCCCGACGACTCCTAGGCTGTAGTGGTATATCTCAGGAGGGTTGCTTACGTCATACCAGTTGAACGGCTTATCCGGGAACACGTTCCCAGCCGCGTTTATCCACCTAGCGTCTATGAAACGGGTCATCTTCTCGGTTTTAGACCTCTTCATAGCCTCGACGTTCACGAGCTCCGGAGCCACATACCATATGCAGCTCGTCTCGACCTCGTCGGCATGTATGAAAGGTGTCTCAAGCCTGACACCGGGCGCTATCTCCTCACCGGTCCCGGCTTTACGCAGGAGGTCTTGAACCCAGCTCCACCAGCTCGTAACCATTATCAGAGCGTGGACCCCCTCCTCGACTATGGCCTTATCCTTGACTATCGGTAGGACGTACTCCTGCCCGTGGCTGTTCCAGAGGATTATCTTCTTGAAACCCGCGTGGCTGAGCCACTTGACCACGCTCACCAAATATCCTATGAAGGCATCCTTAGACACGGGTATCGTGCCGGGCATCCCATAGTGATGGCTCGGATGGCTACCGTAGAATATTGGAGGGGCAACCGTAACCCCGGTCTCATAAGCCGCCCTCTCGGCGATGCTGACGCCTATAAACGTGTCCTCACCTATGGGTGAAGGAGGCCCATGATTCTCCATCGAGCCGACCGGAACTATCACTATGTCGTTCTCCTCAACCCTCTCCTTAAGCTCCTCGACCGTCATCTGGTCGAGGTATATCTTCTTCCCATACCTGTTCAGGACGGGTTTACACCACCTCTCGCTCAGGGGCTTAAACTCCAACTCTCACCATCCCCCAAGTAGATATATGGAGACTCCTATAGATAACGGTAACCGTAGGCTACAGTTTAAACTGAACCTTAGCGTGGCTTCTACCCTTGATCAGCAGCTCAAACGCCTCCTCGTAGCGGTCGAGCGGAAACCTAGCCGTCACCATCTTACTCGTATCGAGCTTACCCGAGGCCATTAGCCTTATCACGTTGTAGAACACGAAGTGCCCGCTGTGGCCCTGGCTACCGTATATCTGAGCCCTATGCGTCTGAAACCTCTCGACGAATATCGGAGCCGTCCGGTCAGCCCTACCGATCCAAGCGATCTTACCTCCTATAGCGAGGCTACGCTCCATCTCCGGAAGCGTCTTAGGCGGTGCGCCGGCGGCCTCGACTTGCAGGTCGGCCCCATATCCGCCAGTCAGCTCCAAGACCTTATCGCTAGGTCTAACACCGCCCTCAGCTAGCCTCCCGACGTTGAAGACGTAGTCCGCACCCATGTCCTTAGCTATTTTAAGCCTCTCCTCGACGAGGTCGAAGACTATCACCATCGACGCCCCAGCGGCCTTAGCAAGCGCGGTCGCCGCTAGACCTATGGGTCCGGCCCCGTAGACCACCACGTAGGCGCCGGGCATGAAGCCACCCGCCCTGACAAACATGGCGTTGTAAGACACGCTAGTAGGCTCGACCGTGGCGCCGAGCACGTACATCTTGTCTTCGCTCTTAACCGCGTCGAGTATCGGGCTTATGTTCCACGCATACTTCTCAGGCACTAGGACGTATTCCGAATGCGTGCCGTCTACCGTGAAACCCATCTCCTCGAGCCGTGCGCAGTGGTTAGGTAGCCCGGCTCTACAGTAGAGGCATTCGCCGCACCACCACATCTCCTCAGCCGTAACCGGGTCTCCTGGTTTAAACATCGAAACCTCCTCTCCAACCTCCTCGACCACGCCGGAGAACTCGTGGCCTATCACAACCGGAAGCTTCGTCAACCCGGGGTAAAGCATGTATCCCTCCTCGTCGCTTTCGACCATATGAACATCTGAGCCGCATATCCCTGAAGCCTTAACTTTCACAAGGAGCTGCTTACCCCTAGGCTTGGGCTTAGGCTTCTCTACGAGGGATAGCTTTGGGTTACGCCAGACACGGCTACCCATCGGGGTTTTACGGGTTTCCTCCTCCTCACGGCTAGGCATGTATCCGGGTTTAGGGGACCACTCCGCATCGAGTAGAAGGGCTTTCAAACGTTCCACCAACAGATCAGATATTAGATCCCATACTTTAACATATTTAAATGAGGTTAAAGGTTTCAGCTTAACGGCTCGTGATCGAAGGCTTATAGATTTGCTTAACGGTTAGATAAGCTTAAGCCGCAACCCCACCCCGCTTTCTAAGGCTCTCCTGTAGACGGCCCAGGCTACAGCTATGTCTTGTATAGCCAACCCGGTTGAGTCGAAGACCGTTATCTCATATGGTGAGACCCTACCCGGTTTCCTGCCGGCTACGATGTCACCTATCTCAGCGTATATGTCTGAGGTGCTTAGAAGACCTTGGGATATTGGAACGTTAACCTCCCCACTATGGACGGCTTGCTCCATATCGTCGACGACTATTTTCGCCCTTCTAAGGATCTTGGGGTCGAGCTCCTGCTTCCCAGGAGCGTCGGCGCCTATGGCGTTTATGTGGACGCCTTCACCTATCCACTCATCCATTACCACAGGTGACTTAGAGGGTGTGGTTGAGACCACGACATCCGCTTCTCTAACAGCCTCCTCGACGCTTGAAACAGGCTCAACGTCTAAACCTAAGCGTTTAGACATCTCCCCGGCGTAGCGTAAAACCGCCTCTTCAACTATGTCGAAAACCTTCACACGCTCTATGGAGTTTAAAACAAGGTTTAAGGCTTCAAGCTGGGTTCTAGCCTGAACCCCAGCCCCGACCAACCCTACAACTCTAGAATCTCTCCTAGCCAGGTATTTGGCAGCCACCCCTCCAGCCGCACCGGTTCGCATAGCCGTCAACCAGGAGCCGTCCATGATGCAGAGGGGTGCTCCAGTTTTAGGGTCTAGAAGCTCTATGATAGCCATAACTGTTCTAAGACCGTAGAGCTTAGGGTTTTTTGGATGCACGTTAACCGTTTTAACCCCCGCCACCCCGGTCTTCTCAAGGTATGCAGGCATAACCCTGAAGTCTCCACCGTATCTCGGGAAGTAGACGTAGAGTTTAGGAGGCATCTGAACCCTTCCAAGCCCCTTCTCTCTAAAAGCCTCTTCCACAGCCTTCAAGGCGTCTTCCATAGATAGAATGCTCTGGACATCTGAGAGGTTTAGGAATAATACCTCCAGCCCACTCATGATCCAGCACTAAAAGTTTAGCCTTCATTAGTAAAAAAGGTTCTGAAGCCGGGAAAACTTGGAATTATGCGTCTCATAGCGGTATGCGATGTCAGGAGGGAGCAGACTGTTA is a window encoding:
- a CDS encoding creatininase family protein, translating into MEFKPLSERWCKPVLNRYGKKIYLDQMTVEELKERVEENDIVIVPVGSMENHGPPSPIGEDTFIGVSIAERAAYETGVTVAPPIFYGSHPSHHYGMPGTIPVSKDAFIGYLVSVVKWLSHAGFKKIILWNSHGQEYVLPIVKDKAIVEEGVHALIMVTSWWSWVQDLLRKAGTGEEIAPGVRLETPFIHADEVETSCIWYVAPELVNVEAMKRSKTEKMTRFIDARWINAAGNVFPDKPFNWYDVSNPPEIYHYSLGVVGDASKADIEKGRVLIEKSIERFIEFLEWLKSEYPPGRVPKTWIDPEDLKYDKP
- a CDS encoding alanine dehydrogenase is translated as MEVLFLNLSDVQSILSMEDALKAVEEAFREKGLGRVQMPPKLYVYFPRYGGDFRVMPAYLEKTGVAGVKTVNVHPKNPKLYGLRTVMAIIELLDPKTGAPLCIMDGSWLTAMRTGAAGGVAAKYLARRDSRVVGLVGAGVQARTQLEALNLVLNSIERVKVFDIVEEAVLRYAGEMSKRLGLDVEPVSSVEEAVREADVVVSTTPSKSPVVMDEWIGEGVHINAIGADAPGKQELDPKILRRAKIVVDDMEQAVHSGEVNVPISQGLLSTSDIYAEIGDIVAGRKPGRVSPYEITVFDSTGLAIQDIAVAWAVYRRALESGVGLRLKLI
- a CDS encoding sugar phosphate isomerase/epimerase — its product is MKLSAVYALPGRARFEYVLRGELEEVLGFMAELGYHGVEYNIPNPFELDFDRLLNTTEAYGLRISAISTGLAYLEYGLSLTHPDRDVRDKAVEFMVKYVELASAHKSGVVVGLIRGRRGGRSVEEARRLLVESLKRLRDPCERHGVNLLLEPLNRYETDLANKVSETLSIIGETGGWVKLLFDTFHMGIEERSLYDAILHAGPSIGHVHVAENNRLPPGMGSIDWEKTVFRLLRVGYRGYLSLEAMPEPSLKGALKQTADTLKPLITSL
- a CDS encoding alcohol dehydrogenase catalytic domain-containing protein; the protein is MERLKALLLDAEWSPKPGYMPSREEEETRKTPMGSRVWRNPKLSLVEKPKPKPRGKQLLVKVKASGICGSDVHMVESDEEGYMLYPGLTKLPVVIGHEFSGVVEEVGEEVSMFKPGDPVTAEEMWWCGECLYCRAGLPNHCARLEEMGFTVDGTHSEYVLVPEKYAWNISPILDAVKSEDKMYVLGATVEPTSVSYNAMFVRAGGFMPGAYVVVYGAGPIGLAATALAKAAGASMVIVFDLVEERLKIAKDMGADYVFNVGRLAEGGVRPSDKVLELTGGYGADLQVEAAGAPPKTLPEMERSLAIGGKIAWIGRADRTAPIFVERFQTHRAQIYGSQGHSGHFVFYNVIRLMASGKLDTSKMVTARFPLDRYEEAFELLIKGRSHAKVQFKL